A single Bifidobacterium asteroides DNA region contains:
- a CDS encoding sugar O-acetyltransferase, protein MTSREKIKALLDTDQIYIADTPEMKQVQDAQQDLVFEFNACRPSQAEKKRDLCKEMFGSFGEGSWIEGPVRANWACNTYWGSKCYANFNLVLVDDGRIDIGDHTMFGPNVSIVTTGHTIRPDIRVYGTPQFSVPVSIGRNVWIGAGAIVMPGVTIGDNTVIGAGSLVTKDIPSDVVAYGHPCKVVRPISDHDYEYYWGDRRYQAPYDARPFRMDQEG, encoded by the coding sequence ATGACCAGCCGCGAAAAGATCAAGGCTCTGCTGGACACCGACCAGATCTACATTGCCGATACACCCGAAATGAAGCAGGTCCAGGACGCCCAGCAGGATCTGGTCTTCGAGTTCAACGCCTGCCGTCCCAGCCAGGCGGAGAAAAAGCGGGACCTCTGCAAAGAGATGTTCGGTTCATTCGGCGAAGGCAGCTGGATTGAGGGGCCAGTGCGGGCCAATTGGGCCTGCAACACCTACTGGGGGAGCAAATGTTACGCCAACTTCAACCTGGTTCTGGTCGACGACGGACGCATTGACATAGGCGATCACACCATGTTCGGACCCAACGTCAGCATCGTCACCACGGGGCACACCATTCGCCCCGATATACGCGTATATGGAACGCCCCAGTTCTCGGTTCCGGTCAGCATAGGCAGGAATGTATGGATCGGAGCAGGCGCCATCGTCATGCCGGGAGTGACCATCGGCGACAACACGGTCATCGGGGCAGGGTCCCTGGTCACCAAGGACATCCCCTCTGATGTGGTCGCCTACGGCCACCCCTGCAAGGTCGTCCGTCCCATCAGTGACCACGATTATGAATACTACTGGGGGGATCGTCGGTATCAAGCGCCTTACGATGCCCGGCCTTTCAGGATGGATCAGGAAGGCTGA
- a CDS encoding TetR/AcrR family transcriptional regulator has product MTSRTRKSPEVRRAEITQAAARLISQHGYNGISLKDVADMVGMSQPGVLHYVGSKEGLLSLLVTDIYDADGTPEEFLQTGLPGSDPEHPHLPAYFDYLVAHNADQPELTQLYTVLETEAISASHPLHDYFIRRPAEVWKRYSEFPWLLPDGIAWATDMQDKVRMSLEVMDGIQIRLLREPKIDYIQEWDRFKALIFPSPLWDGYC; this is encoded by the coding sequence ATGACGAGCCGTACCAGAAAATCACCAGAGGTGAGACGTGCGGAAATCACACAGGCCGCTGCCCGCCTCATCAGCCAACATGGGTACAACGGCATATCGCTCAAAGACGTCGCTGACATGGTAGGGATGTCGCAACCGGGCGTCCTTCATTATGTGGGCAGCAAGGAAGGCCTGCTCTCCCTCTTGGTCACGGATATCTATGATGCCGATGGCACGCCAGAGGAATTCCTGCAGACCGGCCTTCCCGGGTCCGACCCCGAACATCCGCATCTTCCGGCCTATTTTGACTATTTGGTCGCCCACAATGCCGACCAGCCCGAACTCACACAGCTGTATACGGTCCTAGAGACAGAGGCCATTTCGGCCAGCCACCCCTTGCATGATTATTTCATCCGCAGGCCGGCAGAGGTCTGGAAGCGCTATTCTGAATTCCCCTGGCTGCTTCCTGATGGCATAGCGTGGGCAACAGACATGCAGGACAAGGTGAGGATGAGTCTGGAAGTCATGGACGGCATACAGATACGGCTGCTGCGTGAGCCGAAAATCGACTACATCCAGGAATGGGACCGGTTCAAAGCGCTGATTTTTCCCTCACCACTCTGGGATGGATATTGCTGA
- a CDS encoding beta-galactosidase, with amino-acid sequence MSDNAGSTRLPDRLIFGCAYYDEYMPYERVDKDMSMMKSAGINTIRIAESTWSTLEPQPGVFDFSHVDRVLDAAERFGIQVIVGTPTYAVPAWLVAMHPDVLADTPKGPSRYGARQIMDIVNPSYRYYGERVIRRLVSHVADNPQVIGYQVDNETKYYDCVSPDMQRLFVKDLRRRFGNDLGCLNAAFGLDYWSNRIDSWEDFPDLTGTINASLGSAFDRFRRSQVSRYLAWEADIVREYAREDQFVTHNFDFDWSPGWSYGLQPAVDHFEAAECLDVAGADIYHPSEDDLTGKEIAFGGDMTRSLKGGANYLVLETDAQGQNGWLPYPGQLRLQAYSHLASGADGVMYWHWHSIHNSFETYWKGLLSQDMEPNPTYEEAGQFGRQIAQKGVGERLINLQKRNKVAIMVGNDSLTALDWFSLETGFPRQQGQISYNDVVRRVYDALFELNIECDFISDKADRSHLDSYAMVVVPALYSTDEDTLTALADYVHQGGHLVATLRSFVSDENLKVWHEKAPHLLTDVFGIDYNQFTRPGKGLTLDLHGAEADQVGPACQGLIELLNPRSDTQVLASYDHPVWERYAAVTRHDYGHGSAEWIGTLPSAQGMRQLLSDAADAAGLSGPARDLAGLVTVREGINALGEQVAYLLNYSSKEVKLDAPYGGHLLVADGQADPGAHVDQGQSMTIGPWDLAIIVR; translated from the coding sequence ATGTCAGACAATGCGGGCAGCACGCGCCTTCCGGACAGGCTGATCTTCGGATGCGCCTACTACGACGAATACATGCCCTATGAGCGGGTGGACAAGGACATGTCCATGATGAAGTCCGCCGGCATCAACACCATTCGCATCGCCGAATCCACCTGGAGCACCCTGGAGCCCCAGCCTGGCGTATTCGACTTCAGCCATGTGGACCGGGTGCTGGATGCTGCTGAACGCTTCGGTATTCAGGTCATCGTGGGCACGCCCACCTATGCCGTCCCCGCCTGGCTGGTCGCCATGCATCCGGATGTTCTGGCGGACACCCCCAAGGGTCCCAGCCGGTATGGCGCTCGCCAGATCATGGACATCGTCAACCCCTCCTACCGGTACTATGGCGAGCGCGTCATCCGCAGGCTGGTGAGCCATGTGGCCGACAACCCCCAGGTGATCGGCTACCAGGTCGACAACGAAACCAAGTACTACGACTGTGTATCGCCCGACATGCAACGGCTCTTCGTCAAGGATCTGCGACGGCGTTTTGGCAATGACCTGGGCTGTCTCAATGCGGCCTTTGGCCTTGACTACTGGTCAAACAGGATCGACTCCTGGGAGGATTTTCCCGATCTGACCGGGACCATCAACGCCTCCCTTGGTTCGGCATTCGACCGCTTCCGCCGCAGCCAGGTCAGCCGCTACCTGGCCTGGGAGGCTGACATCGTGCGCGAATATGCCCGCGAGGACCAATTCGTCACCCACAACTTCGATTTCGACTGGAGCCCAGGCTGGTCATACGGCCTTCAGCCCGCCGTCGATCATTTCGAAGCGGCCGAATGCCTGGATGTGGCCGGCGCGGACATTTACCACCCTTCTGAAGATGACCTGACCGGCAAGGAGATCGCCTTCGGCGGGGACATGACCCGCAGCCTGAAGGGCGGTGCCAACTACCTGGTTCTGGAAACCGACGCCCAGGGGCAGAACGGCTGGCTGCCCTACCCCGGGCAGCTGAGGCTGCAGGCATACAGCCATCTGGCCTCGGGGGCTGACGGGGTCATGTACTGGCACTGGCATTCCATCCACAACTCCTTTGAAACCTACTGGAAGGGGCTGCTTTCACAGGACATGGAACCCAACCCCACCTATGAGGAGGCCGGCCAGTTCGGCAGGCAGATAGCGCAGAAGGGTGTGGGTGAGCGCCTGATCAACCTTCAAAAGCGCAACAAGGTCGCCATCATGGTGGGCAACGACTCCCTGACCGCCTTGGACTGGTTCTCCCTGGAGACCGGTTTCCCCCGTCAGCAGGGGCAGATCTCCTACAACGATGTGGTCAGACGGGTCTACGATGCCCTCTTCGAGCTCAACATCGAGTGCGATTTCATCAGCGACAAGGCTGACCGGTCCCATCTGGACTCTTACGCCATGGTCGTGGTCCCTGCCCTCTACAGCACCGATGAGGATACGTTGACGGCCCTGGCCGACTACGTCCATCAGGGAGGTCACCTGGTGGCCACGCTGCGCTCCTTTGTGTCGGACGAGAACCTCAAGGTCTGGCATGAGAAGGCTCCGCACCTGTTGACCGACGTGTTCGGCATCGACTACAACCAGTTCACCCGTCCCGGCAAGGGGTTGACCCTGGATCTGCATGGAGCCGAAGCCGACCAGGTTGGACCGGCCTGCCAGGGGCTGATCGAGCTGCTGAATCCGCGTTCCGACACGCAGGTCCTGGCATCCTATGACCACCCGGTCTGGGAGCGGTATGCGGCTGTGACCCGTCATGATTACGGCCACGGCAGCGCGGAGTGGATCGGCACTCTGCCGTCGGCCCAGGGCATGCGGCAGCTGCTTTCGGATGCGGCGGATGCGGCTGGCTTGAGCGGTCCTGCCCGGGATCTGGCTGGCCTGGTCACCGTGCGTGAGGGCATCAACGCCCTGGGGGAGCAGGTCGCCTACCTGCTCAATTATTCGTCCAAGGAGGTCAAGCTGGACGCGCCCTACGGGGGGCATCTGCTGGTGGCTGACGGGCAGGCTGATCCAGGGGCTCATGTGGACCAGGGACAGTCCATGACCATCGGACCCTGGGATCTGGCAATCATCGTCCGGTAG
- a CDS encoding glycoside hydrolase family 3 N-terminal domain-containing protein encodes MASRKLTGDLPYRNPDLSVDERVADLLGRMTREEKVGQMMQLDARQGVDKEVVDQHAGSLLHVSPQNMIKADKAVHRTRLGIPLLIGDDCIHGHSFFRGATIFPEQLGMAASFDPELVQRMGRATAQEVATTGVHWTFSPVLCIARDTRWGRVDETFGEDPFLIGEMASAMVRGYQGGSAMTGTLPKDAVLATAKHFAGYSETQGGRDASEADLSHRKLLSWFLPPFERLAKEGVATFMLGYESIDGVPVTINNWLLNDVLRGEWGYQGTLITDWDNVGRMVWEQKVQPDYTRAAAAAVKAGNDLIMTTPGFYQGALDALDAGLLREEDLDRAVRHILALKFRMGLFEDPRLPDPEAQKAVINSPEHQELNLQVAQESAVLLKNDGILPLFGGVDADGRPGDDSAHSIALVGPLIDDAQNQLGDWAGGSGQCDWIKDQPREMISTVADGLRQELPENWRLGCEQGVDMLRLVDDPAGPLFPDGQPRPRVAAPARIDQGRFDRAVGLARQSDLVVAVVGDVVQLVGEGRSTATLELYGPQRDLLDALAQTGKPMVIVLMSSKPLVLPPSAQSAKALIWQPDPGMQGGRALARILTGMVEPTGRLPITFPRHAGQLPVYYNQIRGQHGDRYADLTQEPAFAFGQGMGYTTFAYGKPQVDGSDAVGPEDRVRVTVDLTNTGQRPGTEVVQAYISDLVTSVSWADRELKAFQRIQLDPGQTRKVVFDLPVAEWALVDADCNRRVEPGQFQVLVGSSSRREDLQAVTVTVG; translated from the coding sequence ATGGCATCAAGGAAGTTGACAGGGGATCTGCCCTACCGCAATCCCGACCTGAGCGTGGATGAGCGGGTGGCTGATCTGCTGGGACGGATGACCCGGGAGGAGAAGGTGGGCCAGATGATGCAGCTCGATGCTCGCCAGGGAGTGGACAAGGAGGTGGTGGACCAGCATGCTGGATCCCTGCTGCATGTCTCTCCGCAGAACATGATCAAGGCTGACAAGGCCGTTCATCGCACCCGTCTTGGCATTCCCCTGCTGATCGGGGACGACTGCATCCACGGCCATTCCTTCTTCCGCGGGGCTACTATTTTTCCCGAGCAGCTGGGCATGGCAGCATCCTTCGATCCTGAACTGGTTCAGCGGATGGGGCGGGCCACAGCCCAGGAGGTCGCCACGACAGGCGTCCACTGGACCTTCTCCCCGGTGCTATGCATCGCCAGGGACACCCGCTGGGGCCGGGTGGACGAGACCTTCGGCGAGGACCCCTTCCTGATCGGCGAGATGGCCTCGGCCATGGTGCGCGGCTACCAGGGCGGATCAGCCATGACCGGGACCCTGCCCAAGGATGCTGTGCTGGCCACGGCCAAGCACTTCGCCGGCTATTCCGAGACCCAGGGTGGGCGTGACGCCTCCGAGGCCGACCTCTCGCACCGTAAGCTGCTCTCCTGGTTCCTGCCGCCCTTCGAGCGCCTGGCCAAGGAGGGTGTGGCCACCTTCATGCTGGGCTACGAGTCCATCGACGGGGTACCGGTCACCATCAACAACTGGCTGCTCAACGACGTGCTTCGAGGGGAGTGGGGCTACCAGGGCACCCTGATCACCGACTGGGACAATGTGGGCCGGATGGTCTGGGAGCAGAAGGTGCAGCCCGACTACACCAGGGCCGCTGCAGCCGCCGTCAAGGCCGGCAACGATCTGATCATGACCACGCCCGGCTTCTACCAGGGGGCCTTGGATGCGCTGGATGCCGGGCTGCTGCGTGAGGAGGACCTCGACCGGGCGGTCAGGCACATCCTGGCCCTGAAATTCCGCATGGGGCTCTTCGAGGATCCGCGTCTGCCCGACCCCGAGGCCCAGAAGGCGGTCATCAACTCACCGGAGCACCAGGAGCTCAACCTCCAGGTGGCCCAGGAGTCGGCAGTCCTTTTGAAGAATGACGGCATCCTGCCCCTGTTCGGCGGGGTGGATGCCGATGGCCGCCCCGGTGATGACTCAGCGCACAGCATCGCCCTGGTCGGTCCGCTGATCGACGATGCCCAGAACCAGCTGGGGGACTGGGCCGGCGGTTCGGGTCAGTGCGACTGGATCAAGGACCAGCCTCGGGAGATGATCTCGACCGTGGCCGACGGTCTGCGCCAGGAGCTGCCTGAAAACTGGCGGCTCGGCTGCGAGCAGGGCGTCGACATGCTCCGTCTGGTTGACGATCCCGCGGGTCCGCTCTTCCCTGATGGCCAGCCCAGGCCCAGGGTGGCGGCCCCGGCCAGGATCGATCAGGGCCGCTTCGACAGGGCCGTAGGCCTGGCCAGGCAAAGCGACCTGGTGGTTGCTGTGGTAGGCGACGTGGTCCAGCTGGTGGGCGAGGGCCGTTCGACTGCCACCCTGGAGCTCTACGGTCCTCAGCGCGATCTGCTGGACGCCCTGGCACAGACGGGCAAGCCCATGGTCATCGTGCTCATGTCCTCCAAGCCCCTGGTCCTGCCTCCGTCCGCACAGTCGGCCAAGGCTCTGATCTGGCAGCCCGATCCTGGTATGCAGGGCGGTCGTGCCTTGGCCAGGATTCTGACCGGCATGGTTGAGCCCACAGGCAGACTGCCTATCACTTTTCCCAGGCACGCAGGCCAGCTGCCGGTCTACTACAACCAGATCCGGGGCCAGCATGGTGACCGCTATGCCGACCTGACCCAGGAGCCGGCCTTCGCCTTCGGCCAGGGGATGGGCTACACCACCTTTGCCTACGGAAAGCCCCAGGTCGACGGATCGGATGCCGTCGGCCCTGAAGACAGGGTCAGGGTGACTGTGGACCTGACCAACACCGGCCAGCGGCCAGGCACCGAGGTGGTCCAGGCCTACATCAGCGACCTGGTGACCTCGGTCAGCTGGGCTGACCGCGAGCTCAAGGCCTTCCAAAGGATTCAGCTGGATCCAGGGCAGACCCGGAAGGTGGTTTTCGATCTTCCGGTGGCCGAGTGGGCCCTGGTTGATGCCGACTGCAATCGCAGGGTCGAGCCCGGTCAATTCCAGGTGCTGGTGGGATCCTCCTCGCGCAGGGAAGACCTGCAGGCTGTGACGGTGACCGTGGGCTGA
- a CDS encoding glutamate-cysteine ligase family protein: MRKSVGAGYAHLLTVPNPRHVASLVDYFTRGSKPRSQWRFGIEIEHLPVRNDGSDAPVPYEGERGIEALLSALEPCYDGDKEYREDGHLVGLSRPGCVVSLEPGSQVECSLGVVRDSREFEDLYRRFRAEADPIAERLGFRLVEYGYRPAGSYADVGLNPKERYAVMNTYLGRIGQCGPMMMRSTASTQISIDYRDEDDAIAKIRLGTAIGPILAYFFRNTPIFEGKPNRMPLRRQRIWDWLDTQRTGLIPGLFEDGFGWEDYAVDMLSTPLMVADVSHTPEVDGPQGRQFFIAWHENAGEIYPDRRLNDAEIAHILTTHFNDVRLKNYIELRHWDSLPMKRASRLLEIVGGIFYDSDRFAGLVGLLDGVSEEDVLQAKADLQAHGGQASPYGHSLDFWRQALGAENTLDDLPGDPRHPERFQS; this comes from the coding sequence ATGAGGAAAAGCGTAGGCGCTGGGTATGCGCACCTGTTGACGGTCCCAAATCCTCGGCATGTGGCCAGCCTGGTCGACTACTTCACACGCGGATCCAAACCACGGTCCCAGTGGCGGTTCGGTATTGAGATCGAGCATCTGCCGGTGCGCAACGACGGGTCCGACGCTCCGGTTCCCTATGAGGGGGAGCGGGGCATCGAGGCTCTGCTGTCGGCCTTGGAGCCCTGCTACGACGGTGATAAGGAATACCGGGAGGATGGCCACCTGGTCGGGCTGAGCAGGCCGGGCTGCGTGGTTTCCCTGGAGCCCGGAAGCCAGGTGGAGTGCTCCCTGGGCGTGGTGCGCGACAGCCGGGAATTCGAGGATCTCTACCGTCGTTTCCGTGCCGAGGCCGACCCCATCGCCGAGCGGCTGGGGTTCCGTCTGGTCGAATATGGGTACCGTCCGGCTGGGTCCTATGCGGATGTGGGCCTCAATCCCAAGGAACGCTATGCGGTCATGAACACCTACCTGGGCCGCATCGGCCAGTGCGGGCCCATGATGATGCGCAGCACCGCCTCCACCCAGATAAGCATCGATTACCGGGATGAGGACGATGCCATCGCCAAGATCCGTCTGGGTACGGCTATCGGGCCCATTTTGGCCTACTTCTTCCGCAATACTCCGATCTTTGAGGGGAAGCCCAACCGCATGCCCCTGCGACGCCAGCGGATCTGGGATTGGCTCGACACCCAGCGCACAGGCCTGATTCCGGGGCTGTTCGAGGACGGCTTCGGCTGGGAGGACTACGCCGTGGATATGCTCTCCACCCCGCTCATGGTGGCGGATGTCTCCCACACCCCTGAGGTGGACGGGCCGCAGGGTCGGCAGTTCTTCATTGCCTGGCATGAGAACGCCGGGGAGATCTATCCTGACCGCCGGCTCAACGATGCCGAGATAGCGCACATCCTGACCACGCACTTCAACGACGTCCGTTTGAAGAATTACATCGAGCTCAGGCACTGGGATTCCCTGCCTATGAAACGGGCCAGCCGACTTCTGGAGATCGTCGGCGGTATCTTCTACGACTCGGATCGATTCGCCGGACTTGTCGGGCTTTTGGACGGGGTGAGCGAGGAGGACGTGCTCCAGGCCAAGGCCGACCTGCAGGCCCACGGCGGGCAGGCCAGCCCCTATGGGCACTCTCTGGACTTCTGGCGGCAGGCGCTAGGTGCCGAGAACACTCTGGATGATCTGCCGGGCGATCCGCGCCATCCTGAACGCTTCCAGTCCTGA